Proteins from a single region of Rana temporaria chromosome 5, aRanTem1.1, whole genome shotgun sequence:
- the LOC120940390 gene encoding probable G-protein coupled receptor 141, with translation MEEELNETSCFIQRTTANNLLITVYFVIIIGGTTGIALMIFLITGANRLSVTVTSVINLLVVHGIFIVSVPFRIVYYFQNKWPYGPFFCRVVSAMIHIHIYISFIFYVVLLTMRYVGFFKQRDSIAFYRTLHPLLVSGIVWFLVCVIILPLVFTQYGTSATLNEAECFQFQTEFQNRAVLIMNYIFITVTVLVVCLLLAVQIFIFVKVLRKIQRPILANQEIWVQLKSLFFILVMITCFFPFHIFRIYYMQHAKECFYYNEICLSITALSCLDFFFFAVARFYKKSTCGFTCNVSCISH, from the coding sequence ATGGAGGAAGAACTTAATGAAACATCTTGCTTCATCCAGAGGACCACAGCAAACAACCTGCTGATTACAGTATATTTTGTCATCATTATTGGAGGAACAACTGGCATAGCCCTCATGATCTTTTTAATAACTGGTGCAAACAGACTATCTGTAACAGTTACATCAGTTATCAACCTGCTGGTGGTTCATGGTATCTTTATTGTAAGCGTACCATTCCGCATTGTATACTATTTCCAAAACAAATGGCCTTATGGACCGTTTTTTTGTAGAGTTGTGAGTGCCATGATTCACATTCATATATacatttcttttatattttatgtggTCTTATTGACCATGAGATATGTTGGTTTCTTTAAACAAAGGGATAGCATTGCATTCTACAGGACTCTCCATCCTCTTTTAGTTAGTGGCATTGTATGGTTTTTAGTATGTGTTATAATTTTGCCACTGGTGTTTACGCAATAtggcaccagtgccaccttaaaTGAAGCAGAGTGCTTCCAATTTCAAACTGAATTTCAAAATAGAGCTGTGCTTATCATGAACTATATCTTTATTACGGTCACTGTTTTAGTGGTGTGTCTTCTCCTCGCTGTGCAGATATTCATATTTGTAAAAGTTCTGAGGAAGATTCAAAGGCCCATTTTAGCAAATCAGGAAATCTGGGTTCAACTAAAAAGTCTCTTCTTTATTTTGGTGATGATAACGTGTTTCTTCCCTTTCCATATTTTCAGGATTTATTACATGCAGCATGCAAAGGAATGCTTTTATTACAATGAAATTTGTTTGAGCATAACTGCCCTTAGTTGcttagattttttcttttttgctgtagCAAGATTTTACAAAAAGAGCACATGTGGGTTTACCTGCAACGTGTCTTGCATATCACACTAA